One Peromyscus leucopus breed LL Stock chromosome 4, UCI_PerLeu_2.1, whole genome shotgun sequence genomic region harbors:
- the Otor gene encoding otoraplin — protein MAKVLILLLGGLVALCAGHGVFMEKLSSKKLCADEECVYTISLAKAQDDYNAPDCRFINVKKGQQIYVYSKLVKENGAGEFWAGSVYGDHQDEMGMVGYFPCNLVEEQRVYQEATKEVPTTDIDFFCE, from the exons ATGGCAAAAGTATTGATTCTTTTGCTTGGGGGCCTCGTGGCTTTATGTGCCGGGCATGGAGTGTTTATGGAAAAACTTTCTTCTAAGAAGTTGTGTGCAGATGAGGAGTGTGTCT aTACTATTTCTCTGGCTAAGGCACAGGATGATTACAACGCCCCAGACTGTAGGTTCATCAATGTCAAGAAAGGACAGCAAATCTATGTTTACTCCAAGTTGGTAAAAGAAAATGGAGCCGGAGAGTTTTGGGCTGGCagt GTTTACGGTGACCACCAGGATGAGATGGGAATGGTGGGCTATTTCCCCTGCAACTTGGTTGAAGAGCAACGAGTGTACCAGGAGGCCACCAAGGAAGTCCCAACCACG gataTTGACTTCTTCTGTGAATAA